A region from the Triticum aestivum cultivar Chinese Spring chromosome 3D, IWGSC CS RefSeq v2.1, whole genome shotgun sequence genome encodes:
- the LOC123079105 gene encoding ubiquitin domain-containing protein 1 produces the protein MGCAGSTPKSDDSSKKLKKPKPWKHTQSITPAQLKQMREEFWDTTPHYGGQKEIWDALRAAAEADLSLAQPIVDSAGIIVSNSDMTLCYDERGAKYELPKYVLSEPTNLIWEE, from the exons ATAGCAGTAAGAAGCTGAAAAAACCAAAGCCTTGGAAGCACACTCAGTCAATAACACCGGCACAGCTCAAACAGATGCGCGAAGAATTCTGGGACACTACTCCTCACTATGGTGGACAGAAAG AGATCTGGGATGCACTTCGGGCCGCTGCAGAAGCTGATTTATCTCTTGCGCAACCCATAGTAGACAGTGCTGGCATAATTGTCTCAAATTCTGACATGACACTCTGCTACGATGAAAGAG GTGCCAAATACGAACTACCAAAGTACGTTCTGAGCGAGCCGACTAATTTGATCTGGGAGGAATGA